In one Methylocaldum szegediense genomic region, the following are encoded:
- a CDS encoding IS481 family transposase, with amino-acid sequence MQIRLHKNARTTPAVRQAIQASTLSERALAQKHGISRTTVRKWKHRSSVEDASHRPHTLRTTLTPAQEAIVVYLRQALLLPLDDLLAVTREFLNPAVSRSGLDRCLRRHGVASLKTLLPPTEKAKVKPFKAYEPGFLHLDVKYLPAIDGEPRRYLFVAIDRATRWVYVALKPNRTALSAKDFLKAVIQAAPFRIQKCLTDNGSEFTDRFLTRTRQPSGTHEFDRLCTEQGIEHRLIPPGRPQTNGLVERFNGRIEEVLQTHHFDSTADLDTTLHRYVELYNHHIPQKALGHLTPIQTLKNWQLSHPHLFRKRVYNRAGLDN; translated from the coding sequence ATGCAGATTCGTCTTCATAAGAACGCCCGTACCACCCCGGCCGTTCGGCAGGCCATTCAAGCGTCCACGTTGAGCGAGCGCGCCTTGGCCCAAAAGCATGGCATTAGCCGAACGACCGTCCGCAAGTGGAAACACCGCTCCTCGGTCGAAGATGCCTCACACCGGCCCCACACCCTCAGAACCACGCTCACGCCCGCCCAGGAAGCCATCGTGGTCTACCTCCGCCAAGCTCTGCTCCTCCCCTTGGATGATCTCCTGGCCGTGACCCGGGAATTTCTCAATCCCGCCGTGTCCCGTTCCGGGCTAGACCGCTGCCTGCGCCGCCACGGGGTGGCGTCCCTCAAGACCCTGCTTCCGCCTACAGAGAAGGCGAAGGTCAAACCCTTCAAGGCCTATGAGCCCGGCTTCCTTCACCTGGATGTTAAGTACTTGCCCGCCATCGACGGCGAACCCCGCCGATACCTGTTCGTCGCCATCGACCGCGCCACCCGCTGGGTCTATGTCGCCCTCAAGCCCAACCGCACCGCCTTAAGCGCAAAGGACTTCCTCAAAGCGGTGATTCAGGCCGCGCCTTTCCGCATCCAGAAATGCCTGACCGACAACGGCTCGGAGTTTACCGACCGTTTCCTGACCCGAACTCGGCAGCCCTCGGGGACGCATGAGTTTGACCGCCTCTGTACTGAACAAGGCATCGAACATCGCCTGATTCCGCCGGGCCGGCCCCAAACGAATGGCCTGGTGGAACGCTTCAATGGCCGCATCGAGGAGGTGTTGCAAACCCATCACTTCGATTCAACCGCCGATCTGGACACCACCTTGCACCGCTATGTCGAGCTGTACAATCATCACATTCCCCAAAAGGCCTTAGGCCATCTCACCCCAATTCAGACTCTCAAAAACTGGCAACTGTCCCATCCTCATCTTTTTCGAAAGAGGGTTTACAATCGTGCGGGACTTGACAATTAA
- a CDS encoding NnrS family protein, with the protein MDPIHLDFRVLFSYAFRPFFLLVGIYAVLAVLAWGFHLGGILMWPNIPPAAVRHGHEMVFGFAGAAIAGFLLTAVATWTGRSPVAGIPLMILCAAWIGARLGAFLPGLVGTALWAFAGVVFWGGLLSLVAREVVAVRNARNYKVLGLLLAFLATEVYFFFVASGDVAAQEAALRTGLCLVIGMILLIGGRIIPSFTQNWLRLNRPELRVSLPPFDRFDGTTVAISLLFALGFVFMPQSPGFGALGLIASVLHVIRLGRWRGWLAYAEPLLWILHVGYAWIPVGLALLGASMLLDHAGAWDSGLHALGYGAIGTMILGVAARVALGHTGRPLQAFPSMTVAFVMMILGTAFRLFAQPGGLAMAAAVGLWSAAYVVFVVRYLPILLAPRLK; encoded by the coding sequence ATGGACCCGATTCATCTCGATTTTCGCGTTTTGTTCAGTTACGCCTTCCGCCCCTTTTTTCTGCTGGTCGGTATTTACGCTGTCCTCGCCGTGTTGGCGTGGGGGTTCCATCTCGGCGGCATCCTAATGTGGCCGAATATACCCCCTGCTGCGGTCCGGCACGGACATGAAATGGTTTTCGGATTCGCTGGGGCTGCGATCGCTGGGTTTTTGTTGACGGCCGTTGCCACCTGGACCGGCCGTTCGCCGGTTGCGGGAATACCGCTCATGATCCTGTGTGCGGCTTGGATCGGCGCCCGGCTGGGAGCATTCCTCCCGGGGCTTGTTGGAACGGCTTTGTGGGCGTTTGCCGGTGTCGTGTTTTGGGGAGGGTTATTGTCGCTAGTCGCGCGCGAGGTCGTCGCGGTACGAAACGCTCGCAACTACAAAGTACTAGGCCTGCTGCTCGCATTTCTCGCGACCGAGGTTTATTTCTTTTTCGTCGCATCCGGCGATGTGGCAGCGCAGGAAGCAGCATTGCGTACCGGGTTATGCCTTGTGATCGGCATGATTCTTTTAATCGGAGGTCGGATCATTCCCAGCTTTACTCAGAACTGGCTGCGTTTGAATCGGCCTGAACTCCGCGTCAGTTTGCCACCTTTCGACCGTTTCGACGGCACCACCGTAGCGATTAGCTTGCTGTTCGCGCTTGGTTTCGTTTTTATGCCGCAATCGCCGGGATTCGGTGCTCTGGGGCTCATTGCCTCCGTGCTCCATGTTATCCGCCTTGGCCGGTGGCGTGGCTGGCTGGCCTATGCGGAACCGCTACTCTGGATTCTCCACGTCGGCTATGCCTGGATACCCGTCGGATTGGCATTGCTCGGCGCGAGCATGTTGCTCGACCATGCAGGGGCATGGGACAGCGGGTTGCACGCCCTCGGCTACGGAGCCATAGGCACGATGATTCTCGGGGTCGCTGCTCGAGTGGCGCTGGGCCACACGGGAAGGCCGTTGCAAGCCTTTCCTTCGATGACCGTCGCTTTCGTGATGATGATTCTCGGAACTGCTTTCCGCCTTTTTGCGCAACCGGGTGGGCTCGCCATGGCGGCCGCGGTAGGGTTGTGGAGCGCAGCCTATGTCGTGTTCGTGGTGCGCTATCTTCCCATCCTGTTGGCACCGCGTCTCAAGTGA
- a CDS encoding DUF488 domain-containing protein, whose protein sequence is MVFVKRVYEPLASGDGERYLVERLWPRGITKEALMITAWIKEAAPSTELRRWFGHEPSKWNEFRQRYFSELDRKPEVIRPLLEAATRGNITLLYSARDTEHNSAIALAEYLSKRLAQRSD, encoded by the coding sequence ATGGTGTTTGTGAAACGTGTTTATGAACCGCTGGCGTCCGGCGATGGCGAACGCTACTTGGTCGAGCGGTTGTGGCCTAGAGGTATCACAAAAGAAGCGCTGATGATAACGGCCTGGATCAAGGAGGCGGCGCCGAGTACGGAGCTTCGGCGCTGGTTCGGGCATGAACCGTCTAAATGGAACGAATTCAGGCAGCGCTACTTCTCGGAATTGGATCGCAAGCCCGAAGTGATTCGCCCGCTTCTGGAAGCCGCAACCCGAGGAAACATTACGTTGCTTTACAGCGCTCGCGACACGGAGCACAACAGTGCGATAGCGTTGGCGGAATATTTATCGAAGCGCTTGGCTCAGCGCTCGGACTGA
- a CDS encoding DUF1820 family protein, with protein MAGISVYFEFHPKRRIKIVMSDNLIYRVVFVNQNQVYEIYAKRVFQGEMFGFVVIEDFVFGENSSVVVDPYEEKLRAEFANIRRSFIPMHEIIRIDQVERRGTAKIIPLDREAAQSSKVTKLYVPDKS; from the coding sequence ATGGCCGGAATTTCCGTCTACTTCGAATTTCATCCCAAGCGCCGAATCAAAATCGTCATGTCGGACAATCTGATTTATAGGGTCGTTTTCGTCAACCAGAACCAAGTTTACGAAATCTATGCGAAAAGGGTGTTTCAGGGCGAGATGTTCGGGTTCGTGGTGATCGAGGATTTTGTTTTCGGCGAGAATTCGTCCGTGGTGGTGGATCCCTACGAAGAGAAACTGAGGGCGGAATTCGCCAATATCCGGCGTTCGTTCATTCCAATGCACGAAATTATTCGCATTGATCAGGTCGAACGTCGCGGAACTGCCAAAATCATTCCGCTCGACCGGGAGGCCGCGCAGTCCAGTAAGGTCACGAAACTTTACGTGCCCGATAAGTCGTAG
- a CDS encoding ClpXP protease specificity-enhancing factor: protein MNSLKPYLVRAIYDWIVDNQCTPYLLVDADAHGVVVPRQYVQDGKIVLNLRPQAVQGLSLGNHEVEFGARFGGTPMQITVPMRAVLAIYAQENGKGMIFDEEGDDETPPPADSAPAAPTAKKKPVLKVVK from the coding sequence ATGAATTCACTCAAACCGTACTTGGTAAGGGCCATATACGACTGGATAGTCGACAACCAGTGCACGCCCTATCTGCTCGTTGACGCCGACGCGCACGGAGTTGTCGTGCCGAGACAATATGTTCAAGACGGCAAAATTGTGCTGAACTTGCGGCCTCAAGCCGTACAAGGCCTGTCCCTGGGTAATCATGAGGTCGAGTTCGGCGCGCGCTTTGGCGGGACGCCAATGCAGATCACCGTTCCAATGCGAGCGGTGCTCGCTATTTACGCGCAGGAAAACGGTAAAGGAATGATCTTCGATGAAGAGGGGGATGACGAGACGCCCCCACCGGCCGATTCGGCCCCCGCAGCACCGACTGCGAAGAAAAAACCGGTGCTGAAGGTCGTGAAATAG
- a CDS encoding glutathione S-transferase N-terminal domain-containing protein produces the protein MTLFCSPTCVYSHRTRIVLFEKGIAADIEYIDARKPPEDLLALNPHGNTPTLVDRDLVLYESRIIMEYLDERFPHPPLHPMDPVSRARARMLVHRIDEDWYRLLDEIENSSDKNDLKAKKTLRDSLIAAAPAFASRPYFLSDEFSLVDCTLAPLLWRLPALGIDLPKQAGSITAYARRLFERDAFQASLSEQERNLTSFAEPLTA, from the coding sequence ATGACTCTTTTTTGTTCCCCGACCTGCGTCTATAGCCACAGAACACGGATCGTTTTGTTCGAAAAAGGGATTGCGGCGGATATCGAATATATCGATGCCAGGAAGCCGCCCGAAGACTTGCTTGCGCTGAATCCCCACGGGAACACGCCGACGCTGGTTGATCGCGATCTGGTGCTGTACGAGTCTCGGATCATCATGGAATATTTGGACGAACGCTTCCCGCATCCACCGTTACACCCCATGGACCCCGTATCGCGGGCGCGGGCGCGCATGCTGGTCCATCGTATCGACGAGGATTGGTATCGTCTTTTGGACGAAATCGAAAACTCATCGGATAAAAACGATCTCAAAGCGAAGAAGACGCTGCGGGACAGTCTCATCGCCGCGGCGCCGGCGTTCGCATCTAGGCCCTACTTTCTCAGTGACGAATTTTCTTTGGTAGACTGTACGCTCGCCCCATTGCTTTGGCGTCTGCCCGCTTTGGGGATAGACCTGCCGAAACAGGCGGGGTCGATTACAGCTTATGCGCGACGTTTGTTTGAGCGGGATGCGTTTCAAGCTAGTTTAAGTGAACAAGAGCGGAATTTGACCAGTTTTGCAGAGCCACTGACTGCCTGA
- a CDS encoding cytochrome c1 — MRTAFGIALLLFSLAASATEPVKPLDDVDVDIFDTESVRRGAGYFSNYCMGCHSVKLIRYSRIGKDLCLDEDTMRREFMFGNVKIHDNLETAMSKEYGENAFGVAPPDLSLIVRARGADWVYSYLKGFYVDPKRPFGVNNLISPGVAMPNVLWALQGVQEPVIKKVGGEDRVVDARLVKKGEMSPKEFDQAVTDIVNFLAYVAEPSKLQRLPLGKYVLFFLVVLAVIMYRLKKEYWKDVH, encoded by the coding sequence ATGAGAACGGCATTCGGCATAGCATTGTTGTTATTTTCTTTGGCTGCGTCCGCGACAGAACCGGTTAAACCGCTCGATGACGTGGACGTGGATATTTTCGATACCGAGTCCGTTCGGAGGGGAGCCGGTTACTTCAGCAACTATTGCATGGGTTGCCATTCCGTCAAACTGATCCGCTACTCCAGGATCGGCAAGGACCTGTGCCTGGATGAAGACACCATGCGGCGCGAGTTCATGTTCGGCAACGTCAAGATTCACGACAATCTCGAGACCGCGATGAGCAAGGAATACGGAGAAAACGCTTTCGGCGTGGCGCCACCGGATCTTTCTTTGATCGTGAGGGCCAGGGGAGCGGATTGGGTTTACAGTTATCTCAAAGGATTTTATGTCGATCCCAAACGGCCGTTTGGCGTGAACAACCTAATTTCTCCGGGTGTCGCCATGCCCAACGTGCTATGGGCGCTTCAGGGTGTTCAGGAACCCGTGATCAAGAAAGTCGGCGGAGAAGATAGGGTCGTCGATGCCCGGCTGGTTAAGAAAGGCGAGATGTCGCCGAAGGAATTCGACCAAGCCGTGACGGACATCGTCAACTTTCTCGCGTATGTTGCGGAGCCTTCTAAGCTTCAGCGCCTACCGCTCGGAAAATATGTTCTCTTTTTCTTGGTGGTGTTAGCGGTCATCATGTACCGATTGAAGAAAGAATATTGGAAGGATGTTCATTAA
- a CDS encoding cytochrome b translates to MASEKTKALLNWLDERFPVTKLWESQLTKYYVPKNFNFLYFFGSLAILVLVNQIVTGVFLTMHYKPSAELAFESVEYIMRDVDYGWLLRYMHSTGASMFFIVIYIHMFRAIFYGSFKKPRELIWLFGMTIFVLLMAEAFMGYLLPWGQMSYWGAQVIISLFGAIPGIGEGLATWIRGDYVVADATLNRFFALHVVGIPLALLILVVFHLVALRTTGSSNPDGIEIKKQKKSEDGVPIDGIPFHPYYTVKDLYAAVVFLIVCSIIIFYMPEVGGYFLEHPNFEPANPAVTPEHIQPVWYFTPFYSVLRAIPNKLGGVVAMGASIVLLFLLPWLDRSPVKSIRYRGTVFKVALALFVVSFFGLGVLGTKPVTPTSTAFARLFTFIYFAFLLLMPFYPRFEATKPVPERLAEPIIPLRKREGKHWRMLERGLEAIRTSSAWQGVKRRLEAIAAHPQYQNIKERLSTVIERLKTYGSK, encoded by the coding sequence ATGGCTTCGGAAAAGACAAAGGCTCTTCTGAACTGGCTGGACGAGCGGTTTCCAGTAACGAAGCTCTGGGAAAGCCAGCTTACCAAGTACTACGTGCCGAAGAATTTCAATTTCCTGTACTTCTTCGGCTCTTTGGCGATACTCGTACTCGTCAATCAGATCGTGACCGGGGTTTTTCTGACGATGCACTACAAGCCGTCGGCGGAACTCGCGTTCGAGTCGGTCGAATACATCATGCGGGACGTCGATTACGGTTGGCTGCTTCGGTATATGCACTCGACCGGTGCGTCGATGTTTTTCATCGTCATTTACATCCACATGTTCCGGGCGATCTTCTACGGGTCGTTCAAAAAGCCGCGCGAGCTGATCTGGCTTTTCGGCATGACGATCTTCGTACTCCTCATGGCGGAAGCCTTCATGGGATATCTATTGCCGTGGGGGCAGATGTCCTACTGGGGAGCTCAGGTCATCATCTCGCTGTTCGGCGCTATTCCGGGCATCGGAGAAGGCCTTGCGACTTGGATACGGGGCGACTACGTTGTCGCCGACGCTACTTTGAACCGGTTCTTCGCGCTCCATGTTGTCGGAATTCCGTTGGCTCTCCTGATCCTAGTGGTGTTTCACCTTGTCGCCTTGCGCACCACGGGCTCCAGCAATCCCGACGGCATCGAGATCAAAAAACAGAAGAAGTCGGAAGACGGTGTTCCAATCGACGGCATACCGTTTCATCCGTACTACACCGTCAAGGATCTATACGCAGCGGTCGTTTTCCTGATTGTCTGCTCTATCATCATTTTTTACATGCCGGAAGTGGGAGGGTATTTCCTGGAGCATCCGAATTTCGAGCCGGCGAACCCGGCGGTGACGCCCGAGCACATACAGCCGGTTTGGTATTTCACGCCGTTTTATTCGGTCTTACGCGCGATTCCAAACAAGCTGGGCGGCGTTGTAGCCATGGGTGCATCGATCGTCCTGCTGTTCTTGCTTCCATGGCTGGACCGCTCGCCGGTGAAATCGATCCGTTACCGCGGCACAGTCTTTAAGGTTGCATTGGCTTTGTTCGTGGTGAGTTTTTTTGGACTCGGCGTCCTTGGAACGAAACCCGTGACACCTACTTCCACGGCTTTCGCGAGGCTGTTTACGTTCATTTATTTCGCATTCCTACTGTTGATGCCGTTTTATCCGAGGTTCGAGGCAACCAAACCGGTGCCCGAACGGTTGGCTGAACCGATCATTCCGCTGCGTAAGCGCGAGGGTAAGCATTGGCGCATGCTCGAGCGCGGCTTAGAGGCCATCCGGACCAGTTCGGCCTGGCAAGGCGTAAAAAGGCGGTTGGAGGCCATTGCAGCCCATCCGCAGTATCAGAATATAAAAGAACGGCTATCGACCGTTATCGAACGGCTGAAAACTTACGGAAGCAAATAA